GGTTTTTCCCGTATCCCCGTGGTGGGGGATGGCGGCATCGACGATGTGCTGGGTGTGGTGTACCTGAAAGATGTGATGCGGCGTGTCTATGACTACCCGGATGCGGAACGCAGCGAGACCGTTGGCGACCTGATGCGCCCGGCCAGCTTCGTTCCCGACTCCAAACCAGCATCAGAACTGCTGCGTGACATGCAGCTCAGGCACTCGCATCTCGTGATCGTGATCGACGAGTTCGGGGGCACCGCGGGGCTCTGCACGATGGAGGACATCGTGGAGGAGATCGTCGGTGAGATCGTCGATGAATACGACCACGAGATTCCCGCTGTGGCGGAGCTCCCTGAGCCAGGGCACTACCGCATCAGCTCGCGGCTTCCCGTCGATGAGCTGGGAGAGCTGTTCGGCATCCCGTTACAGGACGAGGAGGTCGACACTGTGGGCGGGCTCATGGCGAAACTCTTGAACGTGGTCCCCATCCCAGGCTCCAGCGTCACATATGAGGGGATCGAGATGCTGGCTGATCGTGCCGTGGGGCGCCGCCATCAGGTGGGGACTGTACTGGTGCGGCTTGCTTCGGAGAAATCCGAGGAGGAGGAAACCAATGACTGACCATCCATTCCACTCTGGTTTTGCATGCTTCGTCGGACGTCCCAACGCGGGGAAATCCACTTTGACCAATGCCCTGGTGGGCCAGAAGATAGCGATCGCCTCATCCAAGCCGCAGACCACCCGGCATGTGGTGCGGGGCATCATTACCTGCGACTTAGGGCAGGTGGTTCTGATCGACACACCAGGACTGCACCGTCCCCGCACCCTGCTGGGAGAACGGCTCAACGCACTGGTCCGTGAGACGTGGTCCGAGGTCGACATCGTTGGTGTCTGCTTGCCTTGCGATCAGCGGATCGGTCCTGGGGACCGTTACATAGTCTCGCAGCTCGCGGAGCTGCCGAGTCGTCCGCAGCTGGTGGCCTTGGCCACCAAGACCGATCTGGTCAGCAAAGAGCGGGTGCTGTCCCATCTGGTCGATGTCTCGGCCCTGGCTGAGGAGCTCGGTGTTCAATGGGCTGAGGTGGTGCCCTGCTCGGCCATCAGCAACGATCAGGTTGACACCGTCCGGGAGGTGCTGCTGCGCCTCCTCCCTGAGGGACCGATGTACTACCCAGACGCTGAGGTCACCGATGAGCCCGAGGAGACACTCATCGCCGAACTGATCCGGGAAGCCGCCCTGGAGGGGGTGCGCGACGAGCTTCCGCACTCCATCGCGGTGGTGATCGATGAGATTCTGCCTCGCCCCGACCGGCCGGAGGACAAACCGCTCCTGGACGTGTTTGCCTCGATCGTGGTGGAACGCGACTCCCAGAAGGGGATCATCATCGGTCACAGGGGGACCCGGCTGCGGGAGATCGGGATGGCCGCGCGGCTACAGATCAACCGGCTGCTGGGGACGCCCGTCCACCTGAGCCTGCACGTCAAGGTGCTGCGGGAATGGCAGCGCGACACGAAATACCTCAACAGGCTCGGTTTCTAGTAGGCTGCGGGCGTGGCAGAGCGATTCTTTCTCCTTCGCTGCCGCGGCGAGGCCCAGTCCTGAACCGGCCAGCCTCCTCGCTGCGGAGCTGTCGCATACCTGGCTAACAAACCCAGCAAGGAGAGGTCAATGACCCGGATTCAGCCAAAACCCATTCAGCTGCCCACAGCAATGCCCGTTGGGCGCTACCGGGCTTTCGAGCCGGTCGCTGTGCCGGACCGCACCTGGCCTGGCAACCGCATCACGAAGGCACCGCGCTGGCTGTCCACCGACCTTCGCGACGGCAACCAGGCCCTCATCGATCCGATGACCCCGAGCCGCAAGATGCGGATGTTCGAGCTGTTGGTGGCGCTGGGGTACAAGGAGATCGAAGTGGGATTCCCGTCGGCCTCCCAAACCGACTTCGACTTCGTCCGGCAGCTCATCACCGGTGCTCGTGTGCCCGAGGACGTGACCATCTCGGTGCTCACCCAGGCCAGGGAAGACCTGATTGCTCGGACCGCGGAATCGTTGATTGGAGCGCACCGGGCCACCATCCACATGTACAACGCGACATCTGAGCTGTTCCGGCGCGTGGTCTTCGGCATCGACGAGGCTCAGTGCATCAACTTCGCCACCCACGGCACAGAGCTGGTCATCAAATACGCGGAGAAGCACCTGGGAGACGTCGAGTTCGGCTATCAGTACAGCCCGGAGATCTTCACCCAGACCCCGACTGATTTCGCCATCGAGGTGTGCAACGCCGTCGCCGAGGTCTGGCAGCCAACCGGGGAACGGGAGATCATCTTCAATCTTCCCGCGACCGTGGAGCGTTCCACTCCCAACACCTATGCCGACCAGATTGAGTATTTCTGCCGGCATATCCGGGACAGGAACTTCGTTGCGGTCTCGCTGCATCCACACAATGACCGGGGCACTGCCGCCGCGGCCGCTGAGCTGGGGCAGATGGCCGGAGCGGACCGGGTTGAGGGCTGTCTGTTCGGGCACGGCGAACGCACGGGAAACGTCGATCTGGTGACGCTGGCGCTGAACCTGTACACCCAGGGGATAGACCCGCAACTGAACTTTCACGACATCGACCACGTACGCCGTACCGTCGAGTACTGCACCGGGATAGCGGTGCATCCCCGCCACCCCTATGCCGGTGATCTGGTATACACCGCCTTCTCTGGCTCCCACCAGGACGCCATCAAGAAGGGGCTGGAGAACCTGGAACGGCAGGCCGCCGCTGCAGGGAAGGCTGTCTCGGAGATCGAGTGGGAGGCCCCGTACCTGCCGATCGATCCGCATGATGTTGGCCGGAACTATGAGGCGGTGATCCGAGTGAACTCGCAGTCTGGCAAGGGCGGCATCGCATACCTGATGAAAACCGAGGCGAAGATGGAGCTGCCGCGGCGCCTCCAGATGGAGTTCAGCCGCATAGTGCAGCAGCGCACTGACGCTGAGGGGGGCGAACTCTCCCCGAAGACCATCGTCAGTGTATTCACCGACGAGTATCTTTCCGAGGGCCCCTGGATCCTGGTGTCGGCGGGATCATCGTCACAGAACGGGCAATTCCGCATCACCGCGACAGTCAGGGACCCGGCTGGCCGTGACATCCAGGTCGAGGGTGAGGGCAACGGTCCTGTCTCGGCCTTCGTCGACGCCCTGGCAGAGACCGGAGCCCAGGTGCGGGTCCTCGACTACTCGGAGCACGCCCTCGAAGCCGGCGGCGACGCGAAAGCAGCGGCCTACGTTGAGTGTGAGATCGGGACCGGCGACGAGGTCCAGGTGCTCTGGGGGGTTGGCGTCGATCCGTCGATCACCAGCGCATCCATGAAGGCCATCCTCTCGGCGCTGAACAGGGGGACCCATGCCTGAGCCGGGAAAACATCTGTGGCGGAAACGCCTTGCCATCGCACTCGCAGTCACCGTCTGCGCGGCAGCGGCTATTGCCGGCGAGGTATATCGGGAGGTGAACACCACCCGGCTGGTCACCGAGACCACCAGCACCGACAAGCTGGCCGGGGAACTCCGGATCATGCAGCTCAGCGACATTCACGTGCGCGACAACTCAGCCCAGCTGGCGAGCATCGTGAGCCAGATACGCGACGCGGCACCAGACCTGATCGTCATAGCAGGAGACACCCTCAACACCTACAACGAGACCCTGGACCCGCTGCAGGAGCTGTTCTCCCAGCTTGCTGAGCTCGGGGTACCGATGTATGCGGTCCTGGGAAATCATGACCACTGGTCCGAGGAACTGCCGCAGTTGCTTGACCTGTACGCCAGGTATGGCATCAAGCTGATCGACAACAGGCATGAGGTGGTCACCGGCGGCTTCGGCACCTTCACCCTGGTGGGGGCAGGAGATGCCTTCACCAGTCATGCGCACCTGGCCGAGGCCTTGGAAGGTGCCCCCGAGGGATTCCGGTTCCTGCTGACCCACGCCCCAGAGATCGCCCCCCAGCTCGAAGCTGCGGACATCGACTATGCCGTCTGCGGGCATACGCACGGCGGACAGGTGGCCTTGCCCTTCATCGGAGCCCTCTACGCTCCCGGGCAGGGACTTTTCCCGAAGTACAGCCGTGGCCGCTACCAGGTGGGGAAATCGACGCTATACATCGATTCCGGCGTTGGGGTGACGGAACCAGACGTGAGGTTCCTGGTGCAATCGCAGATCGTGCTCCACATCTTCAGGCCCTGAGCCCCGGTGCTGTCCTGACCTGGTGGCTGAAAGGATCAGTCTTGTGCATTCCGGCGATGGGCGCCCTCAGAGACCGCACGTGGATCTCGCCGGGCTCTCACCCGGCCGGCTGGAGGTCGGCATTGATCTGGAAGGTGCGCGAATAAACGGGGACTGCTCTGGCATCCAGGCACCGGATGTGCGTGCGTTGGAATGTGAACTCGCCGACGTTGTCGCTGACGATGCGCGGTTGTGTGGCGGGCACTGGGCAGAGTGCCGGTGGCGGCGCGTCCAGGCTACGGTGATCGACCTGGCCGACTCGGTGTTGCGTGACATTCTCTGGGAGGAGGGGCGCTTTGGCGCGGTGGAGCTCAATGGGAGCACATTGACCCGGGTCCTGATCCGCGGCTGCAAACTCGGCTATATCAACCTACGCCACGCCAAGGTGACGGATCTCACAGTCGCGGACTGCGTCGTCGGTGAACTGGATATCGCTGGTGCCCAGCTGAAGCGAGTGCAGATAACCGGCTCCGAAGTCGGTAGGCTCGCGCTTTCTGGATCGCGTTCCGAGCATGTCGACATATCCGGTGCGCAGCTATCGCATCTCGATGGCGTGGAGGCGTTGAGCGGGGTGGTTGTCTCTGAGGCTCAGGCGATGGACCTGGCGCCGACGCTCGTCCGGCATCTGGGAGGACGGGTGCTTGATCCCTGAGGCTTTCTGCGCCCGGCTTTTTCCTGCTTTCCAGGGGCAATCTTCTTAGAAATAGACTGCCACAGGCCCACGCGGACCGGGAATGATGTCTACCCGAGTCTCAAAGATCTCTGCCAGCACCTCTTCGCGGAAAATCTCCTCCGGGCTTCCCTGGGCCGCCACCTTGCCGTTCTTCATGGCAATGATCGTGTCGGAATAGGCCGCTGCGAAATTGATGTCATGCAGCACGATGACGATCGTGCAGCCCAGTTCCGTTGCCGCCTGGCGCAGATGCTGCATCATCTGGACCGAATGAGCCATGTCCAGGTTGTTGAGGGGCTCGTCCAGCAACACGTACTCGGTGTCCTGAGCCAGCACCATGGCGACGTATGCGCGTTGCCGCTGTCCTCCCGATAGCTCATCGATGAAACGGTCTGCGATATTCTCTAGCCGCAGGAAGGAGATCGCGCGCTCGATGACCTCGATGTCCTCATCGGTCAGGTGTCCCCTCGAATGGGGAAACCGCCCGAAACCAACCAGCTGCCGGACCGTGAGCCGCGTGACGAAGTGGTTCTCCTGGCGCAGCACCGACAGCACCTTCGCCAGATCCCTGGACTTTGCCGTGGCCACATTCATGCCTGCGACCTCGATGGTTCCAGAGTCCATGCCCAGCAGGCGCCCGATCATCGTCAGCAACGTGGATTTCCCTGCGCCGTTCGGCCCCACCAGGGCGGTGATGCCCCCGCTGGGGATCTCAAGTTGCACAGGCCCGATGGTCGTGGTGGGGCTGTATTTCTTCAAGGCCGCGTCTACGAGGATCACAGGCGTCCCTTTCGCAGAAGATAAACAAGGAAGAAGCCGCCACCGACGGCCTCGATGATGATGCCCACCGATCCCGTGGCATAAAAGATGTGCCGCAGGATGAAATAGGCACCCCCGAGAATCACCACGCCAGCCAGCCAGGCCACGGGGAAGATGAGCCGGTGCTCGTGGGTGTCGGACAACTGGTATGCGCTCATCGCTATCAGGAACCCGAGAAACGACATCGGGCCTATCAGTGATGTGCTGACGGCCATCAGCACCGCTGACAGCAGCAGGATCGCCAGGGAGTTGCGGCGATGATCCACGCCTAGGCCGACGGCTGTGTCACGGCCAAGCCCTAAGACGTCGAGGGTCCGTGACATGAACAGCAGTGCTCCTCCCGCCACCACAGCCAGGGGGATGGCGACTGCCAGATGGGACACATCCGCATTGGACAGGTTCCCGATGAGCCGTGCGCTCAGGACGTCGAACGCTGACGGGGTGAGGAGATTCTGCATATATGTGGCAAGGGCCCCCAGGCCGGTTCCGATCACGATGCCCAGCAGCAGCGTCTGGTGGATATTGCTGTGCTCGGTGCGCAGCAGCCGGCCATACAGCAATGCCGCCAGGGCCACCATGAGGCCGACCTGGAGCAGGTACTGCGCCACGCCGTCCATTGCGGTTAGTCCCGCCACACCGTAGAAGAAAACGGCGCTGGTCTGCACCAGGTGGTACAGGGACTCGAATCCCATGATCGAGGGTGTGATGATCCGGTTGTTCGTGATTGTCTGGAAGGCTACCGTCGCCAGTCCTTGGCACCAGGCCACCACGAGGATAACGGCCACGGAGGTGACCCGGAGCCCAGCGATCCGCCAGAAGCCAACGGACCCGGGTGGCATGGGATTTCCCCAGGCCAGGATGCCGTAGCAGATGAGCGGGGCCAGCAACGCCAGGATCGCGAAGGTGATCCAGTAGCGACGTGCCGCCTTGAGGCTGGCGAAGGCTTTGTGTCCTGTCGTTTTCGTGAGCTCAGCCATTCTTCTGCCGTCTCAGGAGAAGGAAGGCGAACGTGAAGGCACCGACCACCGCCAGGATTGTTCCCACGGGCACCTCGAAGGGCATGATCACTATCCGGCCGATGATGTCGCAGATCGTTACCGCGGCCGCACCCAGCAGGCACACCCAGGGCAGGTTGGAGCGAAGGTTGTCTCCTCGCCAGATCGAGACGATGTTCGGGACGATCAATCCCAGGAAGGGCAGGTTTCCGATTACCACGGTGATGATCCCGGTGGTGGCTGCGATCATGCCGGTGCCCAGCAGCACCACCTTCCGGTGGTCGAGTCCGACGTTCGTGGCGACATCCTCTCCGAGACCCGCGATGGTGAACTGGTCAGCGACCACGAAGACTCCCGCCACGACGAATACCACCGCCCAGACCGGCTCATACTGTCCCTGGATCGCGGAAGCGAATGAGCCCTGGAACCAGACCCCGAGGGTTTGGAGCATGTTTGCGGCCTGCGCCAGGTAGGAGGAGACAGCACCAACTACGGCACCCAGCATGATGCCGACGATCGGGACGATCATCGCGGAACGCAGCCTGATGCGCCTCAGGATCAGGAAGAAGATCATTGTGCCGGTGAAGGCGGACAGAATGGCGACCACCATCTTCACCAGCAACGGAGCCTCGGGGAAGAGGATCAGCACGCAGAGCAGACCCAGCCCGGCCCACTCGTTGGTCCCGGTGGTGGTCGGTTCCACGAAACGGTTCTGGGCGATCTGCTGCATCACCAGACCGGACATCGCCATGGCAGAGCCAGCCAGCAGCAGCGAGATGGTGCGTGGGATCCGGGTGAGGGCAAAGATGTGGGCACCGTCCTGGGCGCCCACCACGTCGTAGACCCCCACCATCAGGGACAAAGCCGCCAGGGCGACAACTCCCAGCAGTCCCAGCAGCAGGGGAGCGGTGAGCAGCCGACGCCGGGGCGCGACAGCACCGGGGGCAAGGCTCTCGGCCTCGCCCCCGGCAGCTTCGGTCTTTGTCACTGGGACTTCTCCATGGCGTCAGCCACGGAGTTGAAGAACTCGGTGTAGGTCTGGATACCCTCGTTCAGGTATGTGTCGGTTGGCATGTAGACAATCTGCTCCTTGGTCACGGCGGTCACGTTCTGCAGGGGAGCGGAACCCGCGATCACCTCTTTCGCCGGGGTGTAGCTCTCACCCTCGGCCGTGATGGCGCCGTCGCGGTCCATGACGAAAATCCAGTCCGGGTTGGACTGGGCGATCGCCTCGACGGAGATGTCGTCGCCCTGATGATCTGAGCTGCCCTGGCTCTCCAGTGCGGGGGTGAGGCCCAGGATCTCGAAGACGGGACCGAGCGTGCGGCCAGAACCGGGAGCAGAGTAGTTCACCTTGCCTCCCGAGACGATGACGGCCATCACTTTGGAGCCTGGCTTGTAGGCTGACTTCACCCGGGCGATGGACGCGTCGAAGTTGGCGACCAGCTTGGCGGCCTCGTCCTTTTTGCCGAAGATCTCCCCAGCCAGGGTGATCTGGCGTCTCAGCTCGTCAGCGAAGGGCTTGTCTTCACGGACGTCGATATCTACCAATGCAGCCTCGGGAGTCAGCTGCTTGAACTGGTCGTAGTACTTTTCAAAACGCTGGCCGTTGATGATCAGATCCGGCTGGACGGTGACAGCGGCCTCCAGGTTGGGTTCCTTGTGGTCTCCGAGGTTCACGATCGAGCTGTCGGTCTTGTAAGCCGAGTCCTTCGAGATGATCTCCTGTGGCGCGGCTGCGAGCTTCACACCCCACGTTTCCAAAGGCTCGAACAGGCGGTTGTCGGTCACGATGGCCTTCTTCGGGGGCACTGGAACGGTCACAGAACCGCGATTGTCCTCGATGGTCACCGACGTTGCAGTGGCTGATTGCGAGGCGCCAGACGACGACTCGGCTGGCTGCGAACTCGCACCGCCGCAGGCAGTCAGGCCAAGGCTCACGGTAACGAGAGCGGCCAGGGTGGGGAGCAGACAGGTCTTCTTCAGGGTACTCACGCTCTTCCTCTCCTCTACGGTCGGCAAGGTTAGGTAAGGCGAAGTTAACAGTATTTTTCCTGCGAAAGTAAGAGCTCTTGCGTCCAATTTTCGGGCAGTCACAGGTGCCGGAAAGGGCAAGGTCAGCCGTCAGAGGGTATCCGCATCCCGTTCTCAGTGGTTCCGCGGTAACCGTCGAGCAGCAGGTCGATCCTCCGGGCGGACAACTCGCTGACTCTGTCCGGGAGATTCTCGCGTGGCACCCAGTGGACTGCTCTCAGCTCCGGATCGCAGGGCGCGATGGAGTGGGCCACCGCGGCGGGGAGGACGCCCCCGTCGTAGATGAACTCGATGGCATCGTCCCAGCACAGGTACGGAGGCATCCAGTCGGTGAGAGCCGGTTCCCCCAGGTCGATGTCGAGGCCGATCTCCTCACGCAACTCACGGCGCGCCCCCAGCCTTGGCGACTCACCTGGGTCCACCACACCTCCAGGCAGCTCCCAGTCATCCTTGTATGTGGTCTCGGTCAGCAGCACGTTGCCCGACTCATCGCGGAAAACAACATGGGCGATGGTCCGTTTCGCCGGCAGCACCGAGTTCATCACACCGGAGAAGCCATGTGGCCCGTAGACCGGATCGACCGCCAGGCGCGCGTAGATCAGCACATCCACCAGATGGCCCGACGGTTTCAGCAGCGCAGAGCGCAGCCGTCCTTCCCTGCGGAACCCACAGCGATGCAGTGCCACCATGGCGGCCCGGTCGGTGGCCGGGATGTCGCACTGCAGGCGCCGCAGTTCATGAGCCAGGATGGCGTCGTCAGCGGCCAGGGACACCGCACGCTCCAGCGTCTCCGCATCCACCACCTGCTCTTCCCAGCGAAGCTGGCCCACATCACCGGCGATGTCCACCTGTACCTTGAAGTCACTCACTTCGCGTTGTGCCGTAACCAGATGGAGCCCAGCGGCGGGATCGTCACCTCGGCGCTGGCCGGGAAGTGTCCCCAGGGCTCGGGGCGGGCGGTCACCGTGCCCAGGTTGCCGAACTGCCCAGAGCCGTCGTAGAACTCCGAGTCGGTGTTCAGGATCTCCTCCCACTGGCCCTCCGCCGGCAACCCGACGGAGTAATCGCGCAGCGGCTCGGGCGAGAAGTTGGTGAAACAAGCCACATGGTTGCCCTGGGAGTCGTGACGCACCCAGCTCAGCGTGTTGCGGCCCCCGTCGTCAGCGTTGATCCAGGTGAACCCATCCGGGTCATCGTCCAGCTCGAACAGCGGCGGAGTGTCCCGGTAGATCGCGTTGAGATCGTGGAGCAACCGTTGCAGCCCACCGTGACCCCAGAGCTCCGTGACCCACCACTCCAAGCTGGTGGCCTCGTTGAACTCGGGGCGCTGCCCGAACTCGGATCCCATGAAGATCAGCTGTTTGCCGGGGAAACTCCACATGAAGGAGTAGAAGGCCCGCAGCGTTGCGAACTTACGCCAGTCATCCTGGGGCACCTTATTGATCATCGAGCCCTTGCCATGGACCACCTCATCATGGCTGATGGGCAGGATGAAATTTTCCGAATACTGGTAGACCATCGCGAAGGTCAGCAGATTGTGCTCGTACTGGCGATAGATCGGGTCGAGGGCAAGATAACGCAGCGAGTCATTCATCCAGCCCATGTTCCATTTGAATCCGAAGCCGAGACCACCCTCGTGGACTGGTTTCGTGACCCCTGGGAAACTCGTGGACTCCTCGGCGATCATCATCGTGCCGGGATGCCGCTCATAGAGGTGCCGGTTGACGTATCGCAGGAAGTCGATGGCCTCCAGGTTCTCCCGGCCACCGTACTTGTTTGGTATCCACTGGCCCTCGGCGCGCGAGTAGTCGAGGTAGAGCATCGAGGCCACCGCATCGACCCGTAGGCCGTCGATGTGGAACTCGGTCAGCCAGTAGAGGGCATTGGAGACCAGGAAGCTCTTCACCTCGTTGCGCCCGTAGTTGAAGATGTAGGTTCCCCAGTCCATGTGCTCGCCCTGCCGGGGGTCGGCATGCTCGTACAGGGCGGTGCCATCGAAACGTCCGAGCGCCCAGTCGTCCTTGGGGAAGTGACCTGGCACCCAGTCGAGGATCACACCGATCCCAGCCTGGTGGAGCTTGTCGATCAGGAATCGGAGGTCATCGGGTTTGCCGAAGCGGCTCGTGGGGGAGTAATAGCCGGTTACCTGGTAGCCCCAGCTCGGCTCGAATGGGTGCTCGGCCAGCGGCATGAACTCGACATGCGTATATCCCTGCCATTTGACATAGGACACCAGCTCCTCGGCCAGATCCAGATAGCTTTTGCCGCGGCGCCAGCCACCCAGGTGGACCTCGTAGATGCTCATCGGCTCCTTGTAGGGCTCTGACGAGGCGCGCCTGGCCATCCACTGGTCATCAGACCAGGCGTATCTCGACTCGTAGACGATCGAGGCGTTCGCGGGTGCCTGCTCCGAGAAACGTGCCATCGGGTCAACTTTCTCGCGCCAGACACCATCAGGGCCCTGGATGCGGAACTTGTAGAGAGCTCCCTCGCCCAAACCCTCGATGAAGGTGCCCCACACCCCGGAACCGGGAATCAGCTGCATCGGGTCGCCGGTCCACCAGTTGAAGTCACCGATCACCTGCACCGCGCGAGCATTGGGTGCCCAGACCGCGAACCTGACGCCTTCGATGGGTCCCCTCTCATCGTCCTCGACCGTGCACTGGAAGGCGCCGAGACGCTTCCAGAGTTCGGTGTCGCCACCGTTGTGGAATCCTTCCAGGTCCCAGCCGGTCAGCCCGCCAAACGGATCATGCGCCATTGTCAGCTCCTCAAGACTCGATGCCTGTCAGATAATCTACCGGGATACGGAGGCAAGTGGGGCGATTCCGGGATTCGTAGACCGTCTCGTAGACGGCCTTGTCCACCTCGTAGGCGAGCAGGGCTTCCGCCAGGATTCCGGCGGTGCCGTCGTAACCCTCCAGGAAGGCCGCCCGGGCATCGTCCCGCCAGCCCTCGGGGGCATCTCCGCTGGCCGCGGCGTAGTCGAAGGAGCGCAACATGCCGGCCACGTCCCGCAGCGGGGAATCGGGTTCGCGTCTCTCCTGCAACGATTTGATGGGCTCGCCCTCGAAGTCGACGTAGCGCCAGCCGTTCCGGGTTGACAGCGCCTGACCGAGATGGCAGTCCCCGTGGATGCGCTGGATCGGCAACTCGAGTTCCTCAATGACGGAGTAGGCCCGCAGCGCCGGGCCGCGGAACCTCTCGAGCAGCGGAACCTCAGATGCGGCGGCGTCCAGTCGTGCCCGGAACTGGGCCACCAGTTTCCGTCCGTGCAGTCTGCCGGTGGGGAAACGACTGGCCAAAAGGTCGTGCACCCGGTTCAGCTGGCGGCCCAGTTCCCGGGCCTGCTCGGTGAAACCGGTTCCGGTCCCGGCGGCCCGGCAGGCCTCGACGAATCCGTCGCGCGGATCGGGCAGCGCCTCCAGGAACACCCCGAGGTGCGCCCCACGCCACTCCCACCAGCCGAAAAGCTCCGCCACCGCACCGGAACCGGACAGGGCCCGG
The sequence above is drawn from the Arachnia rubra genome and encodes:
- the glgB gene encoding 1,4-alpha-glucan branching protein GlgB: MAHDPFGGLTGWDLEGFHNGGDTELWKRLGAFQCTVEDDERGPIEGVRFAVWAPNARAVQVIGDFNWWTGDPMQLIPGSGVWGTFIEGLGEGALYKFRIQGPDGVWREKVDPMARFSEQAPANASIVYESRYAWSDDQWMARRASSEPYKEPMSIYEVHLGGWRRGKSYLDLAEELVSYVKWQGYTHVEFMPLAEHPFEPSWGYQVTGYYSPTSRFGKPDDLRFLIDKLHQAGIGVILDWVPGHFPKDDWALGRFDGTALYEHADPRQGEHMDWGTYIFNYGRNEVKSFLVSNALYWLTEFHIDGLRVDAVASMLYLDYSRAEGQWIPNKYGGRENLEAIDFLRYVNRHLYERHPGTMMIAEESTSFPGVTKPVHEGGLGFGFKWNMGWMNDSLRYLALDPIYRQYEHNLLTFAMVYQYSENFILPISHDEVVHGKGSMINKVPQDDWRKFATLRAFYSFMWSFPGKQLIFMGSEFGQRPEFNEATSLEWWVTELWGHGGLQRLLHDLNAIYRDTPPLFELDDDPDGFTWINADDGGRNTLSWVRHDSQGNHVACFTNFSPEPLRDYSVGLPAEGQWEEILNTDSEFYDGSGQFGNLGTVTARPEPWGHFPASAEVTIPPLGSIWLRHNAK
- a CDS encoding maltokinase N-terminal cap-like domain-containing protein translates to MNRNHDPLLGALWKLAGNARWFSGRSRGGVPRQVELTDWFRPPGEASPGLRSALLEVAYPTGETERYHVPLAFHAAGDCPTEPLARIELEGTGFDVAEVADEPAAMTALLDCLSSGAPGFVATREVPSGLPGRRYRGEQSNTSIFFGDLIVGKIFRRIENGPNVDVEMHRALSGSGAVAELFGWWEWRGAHLGVFLEALPDPRDGFVEACRAAGTGTGFTEQARELGRQLNRVHDLLASRFPTGRLHGRKLVAQFRARLDAAASEVPLLERFRGPALRAYSVIEELELPIQRIHGDCHLGQALSTRNGWRYVDFEGEPIKSLQERREPDSPLRDVAGMLRSFDYAAASGDAPEGWRDDARAAFLEGYDGTAGILAEALLAYEVDKAVYETVYESRNRPTCLRIPVDYLTGIES